The Gillisia sp. Hel_I_86 genome has a segment encoding these proteins:
- a CDS encoding 5-(carboxyamino)imidazole ribonucleotide synthase, producing the protein MINYFSSDFKLGILGGGQLGKMLLYETRKLDINTIVMDPSEEAPCKISANTFIQGDLMNYETVLDFGRKVDLLTFEIESVNVEALKQLEKEGIKVYPSSDTLEKISDKVVQKQFYLDNGLPTAVFSAFNSRAELLKAFSENQISLPFVWKSATGGYDGRGVMIVKSKEDLTQVPDRKCLAEKLVPFKNELAVIVARNPSGEAISYPVVEMEFHPVANQVEYVICPARIEASISKKARELAEKISAAFKHVGLLAVEMFLTQEDELVVNEVAPRPHNSGHYSIEASYTNQFEQHLRAILDLPLGNTESKVAGIMVNLSGEKNHTGAPIYKNMEQILKMPGVTPHIYGKKETRPFRKMGHVTIVNKDLRTARTIAEEVKNTLKVISEN; encoded by the coding sequence ATGATCAATTATTTTTCTTCAGATTTTAAATTGGGTATTTTAGGCGGTGGACAACTGGGGAAAATGCTTCTGTATGAAACAAGAAAACTGGATATCAATACTATAGTTATGGATCCAAGTGAAGAAGCTCCCTGCAAAATTTCAGCTAATACTTTTATCCAGGGAGATCTAATGAATTATGAAACTGTTCTCGATTTTGGGAGAAAAGTAGATCTATTAACTTTCGAGATAGAATCTGTTAATGTTGAAGCTTTAAAGCAACTTGAAAAAGAAGGTATTAAAGTGTATCCTTCTTCTGATACGTTAGAAAAAATTAGCGATAAGGTAGTTCAAAAACAATTCTACTTAGATAATGGCCTTCCAACCGCAGTTTTTTCAGCTTTTAATTCGAGAGCGGAATTACTAAAAGCATTTTCCGAAAACCAAATCTCATTACCCTTTGTCTGGAAAAGTGCGACTGGTGGTTATGATGGAAGAGGTGTAATGATCGTGAAATCCAAAGAAGATCTCACTCAGGTTCCAGATAGAAAATGTTTAGCTGAAAAATTGGTTCCTTTCAAAAATGAATTAGCAGTTATTGTAGCACGAAATCCTTCAGGCGAAGCAATCTCCTATCCTGTAGTGGAAATGGAGTTTCACCCTGTTGCCAATCAGGTGGAATACGTAATATGTCCTGCAAGGATTGAAGCATCTATTTCCAAAAAAGCTCGAGAGTTGGCAGAAAAAATTTCCGCTGCTTTCAAACATGTTGGATTGTTAGCTGTTGAAATGTTTTTAACTCAAGAAGATGAATTGGTTGTAAATGAAGTAGCACCGAGACCTCACAATAGCGGGCATTACAGTATTGAAGCTAGTTATACCAATCAATTTGAGCAACATTTAAGGGCCATTTTAGACCTACCCTTAGGTAACACAGAAAGTAAAGTTGCAGGAATAATGGTAAATTTATCCGGGGAAAAAAATCATACAGGCGCTCCTATTTACAAGAATATGGAGCAAATCCTGAAAATGCCGGGAGTAACTCCGCATATTTACGGGAAAAAAGAAACCCGGCCATTTAGAAAAATGGGTCATGTTACCATTGTAAACAAAGATCTTAGAACCGCAAGGACTATTGCCGAAGAGGTTAAAAACACCTTAAAAGTAATTAGCGAGAACTAA
- a CDS encoding adenylate kinase, whose translation MIQLHDLKFEPFISEEKIVLAIDAMAAQINQDFKGKTPVFLAVLNGAFMVASEIIKGFEGDCEVAFVKLASYKGTETTGNVETLVGLNLSLENRHVLIIEDIVDTGITLATIYKMMEKENVADVRIATLFFKPEAYQKKFSIDYIGMEIPNDFIVGYGLDYDGLGRNLTQVYKLKKENMTNLVLFGPPGAGKGTQANFLKEKYKLIHISTGDVFRYNIKNETELGLHAKSFMDKGQLVPDDVTIKMLEAEVDKNPDSNGFIFDGFPRTVAQAEALAGLMKEKNTQISAMIALEVDDEVLVQRLLERGKTSGRKDDADEAIIRNRIHIYYEETAILKQFYLKENKYFGVDGVGSISEITERISKVIDSL comes from the coding sequence GTGATTCAGTTACACGATCTTAAGTTCGAACCCTTTATTTCCGAAGAAAAAATAGTACTAGCTATAGATGCTATGGCTGCGCAAATCAACCAAGACTTTAAGGGGAAAACCCCGGTGTTTTTGGCGGTGTTAAATGGTGCTTTTATGGTTGCTTCAGAAATTATTAAGGGTTTTGAAGGGGATTGTGAAGTTGCATTCGTGAAGCTAGCGTCTTATAAGGGTACAGAAACTACCGGAAATGTAGAAACCTTGGTTGGTTTAAATCTCTCTTTAGAAAACAGGCACGTGCTCATAATTGAAGATATTGTGGATACAGGGATCACTTTGGCTACCATTTATAAAATGATGGAAAAAGAAAACGTTGCGGATGTTCGCATTGCAACCTTATTCTTTAAGCCGGAAGCATATCAAAAAAAATTCAGTATAGATTATATAGGAATGGAAATCCCCAATGATTTTATTGTGGGATATGGATTAGATTATGATGGCCTTGGCCGAAATCTAACGCAAGTTTATAAACTTAAAAAAGAAAACATGACAAATTTGGTGTTATTTGGCCCTCCTGGGGCAGGAAAAGGAACCCAAGCAAACTTTTTGAAGGAAAAATATAAATTGATTCATATCTCTACCGGGGATGTGTTTAGATATAATATAAAAAATGAAACGGAGCTAGGACTGCATGCGAAATCCTTTATGGACAAGGGACAACTAGTTCCGGATGATGTTACAATTAAAATGTTAGAAGCAGAAGTGGATAAAAACCCGGACTCTAACGGCTTTATTTTCGATGGCTTTCCAAGAACCGTAGCGCAGGCAGAAGCCCTTGCAGGCTTGATGAAAGAGAAAAACACACAAATCTCAGCGATGATTGCTTTAGAGGTAGATGATGAGGTGCTGGTGCAGCGTCTTTTGGAAAGAGGTAAAACTTCTGGGAGAAAGGATGATGCAGATGAAGCTATTATAAGAAATAGGATTCATATCTACTACGAAGAAACTGCGATATTAAAGCAGTTTTATCTAAAAGAAAACAAATATTTTGGAGTAGATGGAGTAGGATCTATTTCTGAAATTACAGAAAGAATTAGTAAAGTAATCGATTCTTTATAA
- a CDS encoding OmpA family protein, with amino-acid sequence MKKLYSFILIAVISFSGFAQNSEIKKADRFFAQRAFMDATDAYENVNNKNQEVLQNLADSYFYTNQMQNASEVYKNLFLKHGEEVAAEYKFRYAHASMAVGNYKEADKYFSEFSGKTVDFEKFRKELDTTVSHVFTSNQVMNNAASADFGISFYGDDKVTFASTRNTARPLYPWNKKPTLDLYTATTDDEGQLNEIVLFPGDINTDSHESSATFSKDGMTMYFDRTNDKRVKVDDDKIAHVSLYRAKMVDGNWSNIEKLPFSSDSYSVEHPSLSADGKKLYFASDMPGTNGSFDIYMVDVNEDGSFGTPQNLGAGVNTAHREQFPFISEEGILYFSSDGHQGFGNLDIYKSEGDFSETKNLGATINSGFDDFAYVVKEGEDTGWFASNRRGTDNLYNFLREDYTPPVVEIEERETNTETGRQQLRDVGNIYFDFDKATIKKESEVTLDKVVAIMKKYPTLNIEVGSHADARGTDSYNMALSERRAAATLEYLVNHGVERDRLTSKGYGESMPLNDCTKPTGCTEAQYAKNRRSEFTIMN; translated from the coding sequence ATGAAAAAATTATACAGTTTTATATTAATAGCGGTTATTAGTTTCTCCGGTTTTGCCCAAAATTCTGAGATCAAAAAAGCCGATAGATTTTTTGCACAGCGAGCATTTATGGATGCTACTGATGCATATGAGAATGTAAATAACAAAAACCAGGAAGTTCTTCAAAACCTTGCAGACTCTTACTTTTATACCAACCAAATGCAAAATGCATCAGAGGTATATAAGAACTTGTTCCTTAAGCATGGAGAAGAAGTCGCTGCTGAATACAAATTCAGATATGCGCATGCTTCTATGGCAGTAGGAAACTACAAAGAGGCAGATAAGTACTTTTCAGAATTCTCCGGAAAAACAGTTGATTTCGAAAAATTTAGAAAAGAACTAGACACTACCGTTTCTCACGTATTTACTTCTAACCAAGTGATGAACAATGCTGCTTCTGCAGATTTTGGAATTTCATTCTATGGAGACGATAAAGTGACTTTTGCATCTACCAGAAACACAGCCCGTCCTTTATATCCTTGGAACAAAAAACCAACATTGGATTTGTACACGGCTACAACAGATGATGAAGGTCAATTGAACGAAATTGTTCTTTTCCCCGGAGACATCAATACAGACTCTCATGAAAGTTCTGCTACTTTTAGCAAGGACGGAATGACCATGTATTTTGATAGAACCAATGATAAGCGAGTAAAAGTAGATGACGATAAGATTGCCCATGTTAGCCTTTACCGTGCTAAAATGGTTGATGGAAACTGGTCCAACATAGAAAAACTTCCATTCTCCAGCGATTCTTATTCTGTAGAACACCCAAGCTTAAGTGCAGATGGCAAAAAGCTATATTTCGCAAGTGACATGCCTGGAACCAATGGTTCTTTCGATATCTACATGGTAGATGTTAACGAGGACGGATCTTTTGGAACTCCCCAAAATTTGGGAGCTGGAGTAAACACCGCTCACAGAGAGCAATTTCCTTTTATTAGTGAAGAAGGAATTCTTTACTTCTCATCAGATGGACATCAAGGTTTTGGTAACTTAGATATCTACAAGTCTGAAGGTGATTTTTCTGAAACCAAGAATTTAGGCGCTACTATCAATAGTGGATTCGATGATTTTGCATATGTTGTAAAAGAAGGAGAAGATACAGGATGGTTTGCTTCCAACAGAAGGGGCACAGATAACCTTTACAATTTCTTAAGAGAAGACTATACACCACCAGTAGTAGAGATTGAAGAGAGAGAAACCAATACCGAAACTGGAAGACAACAGTTAAGGGATGTTGGAAACATTTACTTCGACTTTGATAAAGCAACCATCAAAAAAGAATCTGAAGTTACTTTAGATAAAGTGGTGGCAATCATGAAAAAATACCCAACATTAAATATTGAAGTAGGATCTCATGCAGATGCTAGAGGAACAGATAGCTATAACATGGCTCTTTCTGAAAGACGTGCTGCTGCTACTTTAGAATACTTGGTGAATCATGGTGTTGAAAGAGATCGTTTAACCTCCAAAGGTTACGGTGAGTCCATGCCATTAAATGACTGTACTAAACCTACAGGTTGTACTGAAGCACAATATGCTAAGAACAGGCGTAGTGAGTTTACTATCATGAATTAA
- a CDS encoding M3 family metallopeptidase, which produces MNSYNPLLQEFDFAPFSKIKTEHFKPAITHAIEIAKTEIEQIANLSSAPTFKNTVEALEFSGKKLDRITSIFFNLNSAETNEEIQKIAQEISSLLSEFKNDIILNEKLFERVKAVFNKKDSLELNGEQLMLLDKKYKAFSRNGANLNSEDKIKLREIDKKLSSLSLKFGENVLAESNKFELHLTNEADLEGLPEHVKEAAREVASSKEKKGWIFSLEYPSYIPFMKYAKNRELRKTMALAFGAKGFHNDELDNQEHVLQIIKLRFERAKLLGYKSHADFVLEERMAKNPETVTTFLQELLEKAKPAALKEFSELENFAKDLEGIEKLQKWDASYFQEKLKQKSFNLDDEILKPYFQLNNAIEGVFTVAKKLYNLTFTQVTNIDVYHKDVKTYQVTDNEGKEVALFYADFHPRAGKRDGAWMTVYKNQEIINDKNNRPHISIVCNFTKPTKNTPSLLTFNEVTTLFHEFGHALHGMLANTQYPSLSGTSVYWDFVELPSQILENWCYEPKALQLFAKHHETGEIIPQELIDKIKKASNFHEGMATLRQISFGMLDMGYHAGDPSSISNVKAHEDEAFEGTKLYPDVKENCMSTSFSHIFQGGYSSGYYSYKWAEVLDADAFEYFKENGIFNPEVAKKFQETVLSLGGTEDPMTLYKRFRGKEPQPDALLIRAGLLEKQ; this is translated from the coding sequence ATGAACAGTTATAATCCTCTTCTTCAAGAATTCGATTTTGCTCCATTCTCGAAAATAAAAACCGAACATTTTAAACCAGCTATCACTCATGCTATAGAAATTGCAAAAACCGAAATTGAACAAATAGCAAACTTGTCTTCGGCTCCTACTTTTAAGAACACCGTTGAAGCTTTGGAGTTTTCAGGAAAAAAATTGGATAGGATCACCAGCATCTTTTTCAATTTGAATTCGGCAGAAACCAATGAAGAGATCCAAAAAATCGCTCAGGAAATCTCTTCTTTACTTTCTGAATTCAAAAACGATATTATTTTAAACGAAAAGCTTTTTGAGCGGGTAAAAGCAGTTTTCAATAAAAAGGATAGCTTGGAATTGAATGGTGAGCAACTAATGTTGCTTGATAAAAAATACAAAGCTTTTTCGAGAAACGGGGCAAACCTAAATTCAGAAGACAAAATCAAATTGAGGGAAATTGACAAAAAACTATCTTCCCTTAGCCTTAAATTTGGTGAAAACGTATTGGCCGAATCCAATAAATTTGAACTGCATTTAACCAACGAAGCAGATCTTGAAGGTTTGCCAGAACATGTTAAAGAAGCTGCAAGAGAGGTGGCAAGTTCTAAAGAGAAAAAAGGCTGGATCTTCAGTTTAGAATATCCCAGCTACATTCCATTTATGAAATATGCCAAAAACAGGGAGTTAAGAAAAACAATGGCCCTTGCCTTTGGAGCGAAGGGGTTTCATAATGATGAACTCGATAATCAGGAGCATGTGCTTCAAATTATAAAACTAAGATTTGAGCGCGCTAAATTATTGGGGTATAAATCTCATGCCGACTTCGTATTAGAAGAACGAATGGCTAAAAACCCGGAGACTGTAACCACTTTTTTACAGGAATTACTAGAAAAAGCAAAGCCAGCAGCTTTAAAGGAATTTTCTGAACTGGAAAACTTCGCTAAAGATCTGGAAGGAATAGAAAAGCTTCAAAAATGGGATGCTTCCTATTTTCAGGAAAAATTGAAACAGAAATCATTCAATCTGGATGACGAAATATTGAAGCCCTATTTTCAGCTTAATAATGCAATAGAAGGAGTATTTACGGTGGCTAAAAAGCTTTACAACTTAACTTTTACTCAAGTAACCAATATAGATGTCTATCATAAAGATGTAAAGACATATCAGGTTACCGATAACGAAGGAAAAGAAGTGGCACTTTTCTATGCCGACTTCCATCCCAGGGCTGGAAAAAGGGACGGAGCATGGATGACCGTTTACAAAAATCAGGAAATAATAAACGATAAAAACAACAGACCACATATTTCTATAGTTTGCAATTTCACAAAACCAACCAAGAACACGCCATCCTTATTAACATTTAATGAAGTGACCACCCTATTCCACGAATTTGGACATGCACTACATGGGATGTTGGCCAATACTCAATACCCAAGCCTTTCCGGAACCAGTGTTTACTGGGATTTTGTGGAGCTGCCTAGTCAAATATTAGAAAATTGGTGCTACGAGCCAAAAGCGCTTCAGCTTTTTGCCAAACATCATGAAACTGGAGAAATTATTCCGCAGGAATTAATAGATAAGATCAAGAAAGCCTCTAATTTCCATGAGGGAATGGCAACTTTGCGCCAAATAAGCTTTGGAATGTTGGACATGGGCTATCATGCCGGAGATCCTTCATCTATTTCTAATGTTAAGGCACATGAAGATGAAGCTTTTGAAGGCACAAAACTTTATCCAGATGTGAAAGAAAACTGTATGAGCACTTCATTTTCGCACATTTTTCAAGGAGGATATTCATCTGGTTATTATTCCTACAAATGGGCAGAAGTGTTGGATGCCGACGCCTTTGAATATTTCAAAGAAAATGGGATCTTTAATCCAGAAGTGGCTAAAAAGTTTCAGGAGACAGTACTTTCCTTGGGAGGAACAGAAGATCCAATGACCTTATACAAACGTTTTAGGGGGAAAGAACCACAACCAGATGCTTTGTTAATAAGGGCAGGGTTATTGGAAAAGCAATAA
- a CDS encoding type IX secretion system membrane protein PorP/SprF yields MKNNITKFLIFTGIILISFQGMSQQDPLYTQYMYNMSVLNPAYATDDPGMLKLGGIYRSQWVGIDGAPSTANFFAHTPVSERVELGLSIVRDEIGDWVKENNITADFAYVLPLNETNKLSLGIKGGLTTFDANISGLILNQLDDPAFRENVNEIFPVVGVGAYFFGEKYYVGLSAPNLLTSKYLENEEGLIALGEENIHYFVTGGYVFDINENFKLKPAFMARGVQGAPLSVDITANVLMFNRLEAGVGYRFGDAITGLVNFAVTPQIRVGYAYDRTTSNLGNYNDGTHEFLLLFDLDLFGLSKGYDKSPRFF; encoded by the coding sequence ATGAAAAATAATATAACAAAATTCTTAATTTTCACAGGCATTATCCTTATCTCTTTTCAAGGAATGTCTCAGCAAGACCCCTTATACACTCAGTACATGTACAACATGAGTGTATTGAACCCTGCGTACGCTACCGATGATCCGGGAATGTTAAAATTGGGTGGTATATATAGATCTCAATGGGTAGGAATTGATGGTGCTCCAAGCACCGCCAATTTCTTCGCCCACACTCCCGTGAGCGAGAGAGTAGAACTTGGTTTATCTATTGTACGCGATGAAATTGGAGATTGGGTAAAGGAAAATAACATTACTGCAGATTTTGCATATGTATTGCCTTTAAACGAAACCAATAAATTGTCTTTAGGGATTAAAGGTGGATTAACAACTTTTGATGCCAATATTTCAGGATTGATCCTAAATCAATTGGATGATCCGGCTTTCCGTGAGAACGTTAACGAGATCTTTCCAGTGGTGGGCGTTGGAGCTTACTTTTTTGGAGAGAAATACTATGTTGGCCTTTCTGCACCAAACCTTCTTACATCTAAATATTTAGAAAATGAGGAAGGTTTAATAGCTCTTGGAGAAGAGAACATCCACTATTTTGTAACAGGTGGATATGTGTTCGATATCAACGAAAACTTCAAACTAAAGCCTGCATTTATGGCTAGAGGTGTGCAAGGAGCTCCATTATCTGTAGATATCACTGCAAACGTTTTAATGTTTAATAGATTGGAAGCTGGTGTGGGATACAGATTTGGCGATGCAATCACCGGACTTGTAAACTTCGCGGTAACTCCACAAATTAGAGTTGGATATGCATACGACAGAACAACTTCCAATCTTGGAAATTATAACGATGGAACCCACGAATTCCTTTTATTGTTCGATCTAGACCTATTCGGATTGTCTAAAGGATATGACAAATCACCTAGATTCTTCTAA
- the obgE gene encoding GTPase ObgE: protein MTEGNFVDYVKIHVASGKGGQGSAHLRREKYITKGGPDGGDGGRGGHIILKGNKNLWTLFHLKFKRHARAEHGSHGSKQRSSGADGADQYIEVPLGTVVRDTETEEVLFEITDDGEERIVAQGGKGGLGNWHFKSSTNQTPRYAQPGIDGQEVDVTLELKILADVGLVGFPNAGKSTLLSVITAAKPKIADYEFTTLKPNLGIVEYREFKTFVVADIPGIIEGAAEGKGIGHRFLRHIERNSTLLFLVPADAPDIVKQYEILLDELRRYNPEMLDKDRLIAISKCDMLDEELKAELKVILDKGLKAPYLFISSVAQQGLMELKDKLWEMLNTETT from the coding sequence ATGACAGAAGGGAATTTTGTAGATTATGTAAAGATCCATGTGGCTTCCGGAAAAGGAGGGCAAGGGTCTGCGCATTTACGTCGGGAAAAATATATTACAAAAGGTGGACCCGATGGTGGCGATGGTGGTCGTGGAGGCCATATTATCCTAAAAGGGAATAAAAACCTTTGGACACTTTTTCATCTTAAATTTAAAAGGCACGCAAGAGCAGAGCACGGATCTCACGGATCTAAGCAGCGAAGTTCTGGTGCAGATGGAGCCGATCAATATATTGAAGTCCCCTTAGGAACAGTGGTTCGAGATACAGAGACAGAAGAGGTCTTATTCGAGATCACGGATGATGGGGAAGAGCGTATTGTAGCGCAGGGTGGAAAAGGGGGTTTAGGTAACTGGCACTTTAAATCTTCCACGAACCAAACTCCAAGATATGCACAGCCTGGAATAGATGGACAGGAAGTAGATGTTACTTTGGAGCTTAAAATTTTGGCAGATGTAGGTTTGGTTGGTTTTCCAAATGCAGGGAAATCTACTTTACTATCTGTAATTACTGCCGCGAAACCAAAGATCGCAGATTATGAATTTACTACCCTGAAACCCAATCTAGGAATTGTGGAATACCGGGAATTTAAAACATTTGTGGTTGCAGATATCCCTGGGATCATTGAAGGCGCTGCGGAAGGTAAAGGAATTGGACATCGGTTTTTACGCCATATAGAACGTAACTCTACCTTGCTGTTTTTAGTTCCGGCAGATGCGCCGGATATTGTTAAGCAATATGAGATCCTTTTGGATGAGCTTAGAAGATATAATCCGGAGATGTTGGATAAGGATCGTCTAATTGCCATTTCTAAATGTGATATGTTGGATGAAGAATTAAAAGCCGAACTGAAAGTTATTTTAGATAAAGGACTTAAAGCACCGTATTTATTTATTTCATCGGTAGCACAACAAGGTTTAATGGAACTCAAGGATAAACTTTGGGAAATGTTGAATACTGAAACTACTTAA
- the purE gene encoding 5-(carboxyamino)imidazole ribonucleotide mutase, whose amino-acid sequence MSKVAVIMGSTSDLPVMQEAIDILKGFDIEVEVDIVSAHRTPEKLFEFSKAAHTRGIKVIIAGAGGAAHLPGMVASLSPLPVIGVPVKSSNSIDGWDSVLSILQMPGGVPVATVALNGAKNAGILAAQILGSSDKCMLDKILVYKEGLKQKVIEGTKTIK is encoded by the coding sequence ATGAGTAAAGTAGCTGTAATCATGGGCAGTACCAGCGACCTGCCAGTAATGCAAGAAGCCATAGATATTTTAAAAGGCTTCGATATCGAGGTGGAAGTAGATATTGTTTCTGCACATCGTACCCCAGAAAAGTTGTTCGAATTCAGTAAAGCTGCACATACCCGGGGAATTAAAGTAATTATAGCTGGTGCCGGTGGTGCAGCGCATTTACCTGGGATGGTAGCTTCATTATCTCCGCTTCCGGTTATTGGTGTACCGGTAAAATCGAGCAACTCCATAGATGGCTGGGACTCTGTTTTATCCATATTACAAATGCCGGGAGGAGTTCCCGTGGCGACAGTGGCTCTAAATGGGGCGAAAAATGCCGGAATCCTAGCTGCTCAAATCCTGGGAAGCTCGGATAAATGTATGCTGGATAAAATATTGGTATATAAAGAAGGTTTAAAACAAAAAGTGATAGAAGGAACAAAAACTATTAAATAG
- a CDS encoding DUF4136 domain-containing protein produces MKNLKHLFLLLIVSACNAPRATYDYDQNMEFNSINTFQIYPDLKSNLSQLDEQRMLSVLDSEMNKIGFTTSESPDVYLNFYSTSYEEPSRNNIGIGVGGTGRNVGVGVSGGIPIGGSNTYLRVTFDLINVKTDALIWQAIVESPFDRNGSPAERENQLRTMFQKALKGYPPNKK; encoded by the coding sequence ATGAAAAATTTAAAACACCTTTTTTTATTACTGATAGTCTCCGCTTGTAATGCTCCTAGAGCTACTTATGACTATGATCAAAATATGGAATTTAATTCCATAAATACCTTTCAAATCTATCCAGATCTAAAATCCAATTTGAGTCAGTTGGATGAACAGCGGATGTTATCTGTATTGGATTCAGAAATGAATAAAATCGGATTTACTACTTCAGAATCTCCAGATGTGTATTTAAATTTTTATTCAACTTCATACGAAGAACCCAGTAGAAATAATATTGGAATTGGGGTAGGAGGTACTGGCAGAAATGTTGGAGTTGGGGTTTCCGGTGGAATCCCGATAGGTGGGTCGAACACCTATTTAAGAGTAACCTTCGATCTTATAAATGTAAAAACCGATGCTTTAATTTGGCAGGCCATTGTGGAATCTCCATTTGATAGGAATGGTTCTCCAGCAGAGCGGGAAAATCAATTAAGAACAATGTTTCAAAAGGCATTAAAAGGCTATCCTCCAAATAAGAAGTAA